Part of the Funiculus sociatus GB2-C1 genome is shown below.
GGGAGCTAGGTAAGACACTAAGCTGAGTTTGTCTGGTTGGCTGGTTGATTTTGTGTCCAATTGAGGGATACTCCGGTTTTGGCTATTAAATCTACAGTTTGTCTATCGGAATATAGTATATTAGTAAAAATCTCTGAAATCCACCCCCACAACTCTCGGTTGGCTGTAATTTCAACATTGGATTACTCTAATGACCGCCTCTTTGCGTTTATTTTCTAGTCCTGCTCAACTCAAGCAACGAAAATTTGCTCGCCGCTCTCTACTGCCCTTAGAGCCGGATTATCTTTGGAAAATCGAGTCTGGGGTGGTTCGCACCTTAACCTGGCTCGAAGACGATACGCCCATCACTCTCGGTGTATGGGGGACAGGGGATATTGCTGGTAAGGTTTTATCAAAAGCTGAGGCTTATCAAATTGAATGTCTCACACTTGTAGAAGCAACCCTCTTGCCCGTTAAAGATTGGCAACAAACTGCCCAGTTGACAATCCAACACATCCAACAATTTCAAGAATTTATGGAAATTCTCCACAGTAAATCGGTGGATGCCGCACTTTTACGCCTTTTGAGTTGGCTGGCAAAAAAGTTTGGTCGTGAAATTGAGCAAGGACAACTGATCGATTTACGATTAACTCATCAGGAAATTGCTGAAATCATCGGTGCTACCAGAGTCACCGTGACGCGACTGCTGAATGAGTTTGAGAAGCGAGGTATTATTCAACGTTTGCCTCAGCACTTCATTCTTCTGCACGAGCAACAACCGTTCTGGCATTACGAAATCTAATCAGGAGCGTAGAAAAGGATTAAGCCATCTACCATGTTTACCTTTACAGCGGCTTGCAGTCGAATGAAGTACAGGCTATGTGGAGAGATACCCGACTTCTTGGAGAAGTCGGGTATCTGTGTAACTCAATCGTACTATCTCGCTTCTAGAATTTTAGATTTTGAAGCAATTTTTGGGGAGATTGATTATTTCCAGAAATTGTATGATTTTGAATGATAAATTTCAGTTAGATAAAAAGTTAGGGTGAGCAGTGACTAATACAACTGCAAATACACACAGCAAAGGGCGACAGAATTCCTCGCGGGTGCGGGATCATTTGGCAAATGAGCGCACATACCTAGCATGGATGCGGACAGCGATCGCGCTGATGGGTTTTGGTGTTGTTATCGTGCGGCTACGCTACTTCCAACCTCCCCAAATACCTCATCTCGGCACTGGTTGGAAGTTGGGTTTAATCTTCTCCCTCGTGGGTCTGATGACAGTGTTACTCTCAACTTGGCACTATTTCACTATCCGCGATGCCATTGATGATGACACCTACGAACCGACAGGCCGTTGGGTAGTTGTGTTCAGCCTGGCGATTACACTTTTGGGTGCTGGGGTTATATATTTCGTCTTCACAGTTCCCTTTAACCCAACGAATTCTTTTACGCTTGAGTAATGGCAACAATTAGCTTTTCGCTTTTTATATAGCAATTCTATTTGATTTGTGAAAACTACCTTTTTTTAACGAACTGCTGAGGACGCTCCAGAACACAGAAAAAAGAGAATTGCATAAATGGATTAAGATTGCTATAGTATTAAGCCTAGTTAATTTGGGAAAAATAATTTGTGGAGAATGGGTAATTGTTTGCAATTACCCATTTGCCGCGATCCAACCTAATTCACAACTCAAATCGGATTGCTATATTTCGAGTGGGCGCGATCGCTGTCAATTCATGATTCCGCTTTAACGAACAGAGGCAGCCTCCAAGTGTTCTAGTTCTTGGAATAATGGCGTACTTAGGTAACGTTCGCCATAACTCGGTTGCACCATTACAATCAAACGGCCTTCATTCTCTACACGTCTTCCAATCTGAATTGCCGCACTTAAAGCTGCTCCTGTAGAGATACCTGAGAGCAACCCCTCTTCTCTAGCCAGCCGCCGACTATAATACATCGCCTCCTCATCCGAGACGGTGACAATTTCATCAATCAGCTCTTTTCGCAGAACTTCCGGGATAAACCCAGCCCCAATTCCTTGAATCTTGTGACCTCCCGGCTTACCTCCAGAGAGAACGCGGCTGGTGATTGGTTCCACAGCAACGGCCTGAAAACTCGGTTTTCGCTGTTTAATTACCTCAGCAACACCAGTAATTGTGCCACCAGTACCAACCCCAGATACCAGAATATCCACTTCACCATCAGTATCAGCCCAAATTTCCTCGGCTGTTGTTTCGGCGTGGATTTGGGGATTGGCTGGGTTGCGAAACTGTTGCGGCATATAAGAATTAGGTGTTGTCGCTACAATTTCTTCAGCACGAGCGATCGCGCCCCTCATCCCTTCAGCTCCAGGTGTCAGTTCCAGTTTGGCACCATATGCTTTTAGCATTCTCTGCCGTTCCAGGCTCATCGTATCTGGCATTGCCAAAATCAAAGGGTAGCCTTTAGCCGCCGCCACCATCGCTAAGGCAATGCCAGTATTTCCTGAAGTTGGTTCAATTAAAACCGTTTTACCAGGCTGAATTAGCCCAGCTTCCTCAGCTTTTTGAATCATGCTCACACCGATGCGGTCTTTAACAGAACCTGCTGGGTTCATACTCTCCAGCTTCACGACGATTCTCGCTAGACACCCTTGTTCTTGGGGTAGTCGATTCAGCTGAACCAGAGGCGTATTCCCAACCAATTCCGTGACATTATTAGCAATTCGCATTTTCCACTCCTTAAAGCTTCATGTCCGATATCTGCTCTGAGTGCGATCGCAACCCCCGTAGTTTTCTGCACTACGATCTGCCAAAACTCGTGAGCCTATAAATAGCTTTTTTCCTTTACTACGGTTATCCGCTGTGCTTTATGTATTTTAACCTCAAAAATATCCGGTTTCTCGATAGATTTTTAGGTCTTTACATATTTTTTTGCTCTTTAACCCTTATCCTGCTGGAGCTATAGGCAAAAAGGAATAAACCCAAGTAATCCTACTAATTAACCGTAGATTGTAAATATTTGAGAAGGTAATAGTGCCAATACGGTTCGGTTAAGTATATTCATCCCTCGAAGATCCCCCCAACCGCCCCCTGTGTCTCGCCCGAAGATTTGGGAAATTCGCTACACCCATTCTTTCGGGGGTTGCACAATTAAGCAAAAAGGAAGCCAGTTCGCTCAATTGTGACAGTCTGCCAGATATAGAAGTTTAAGTTATTCGGGTTTTATTTGAGCGGGTTCAATCTCTAGAGCAAGAAATTGAGAATCTGAAAACGCCAAGAAGTGTATTCAGTAGCATACCCTTTAAAAAGAGAGGGTATGTCTTATCAAAAGCCTCTAATCGACTGATTGCGGATGTGTTATATCACAAGGTTGCCTGGTTATCTCAATAGCGATCGCTCTTGTTTCTTAAATGCTGCAAAAAGTTCCGCATTCTGGAGAATAACTCCAGCTTGATTATTAAATATTTGCATATATTTTTGATCGCTCTCGTCAAAACTAGCCTGGAAATAATCGGGCGCTTCCCCTCCATCCGCCGGGTCATATTCGGGAAAATCGCCCAGTTTCCTTTTATTAACTAATTGAGTCACACCAATCAAATCACCATCGGGACTGAAGACTGGCATACATAATAAGCTACAAGTGCGATAACCCGTCTGATGATCGGTCTTTTTTGCTGTATCCGAATCCGGGCGAGAATATAAATCGAAAGGAATATTCAAAGCCTCTCCGGATTCGGCAACTTTGCCAGCATAACCTTGTCCTACTTTTACTCGGAATTCCTTTACAGAACCATCGTCAAAAGGAATCTGCGTCCACAATTCACCAGCCTTTTGATCTAAAATCCACAAAGTACTACGGTCGGCATTCATCAGTTTCTTGGCTGCTTCCATCACCCGTTTGAGAATTTCTTCCAGCTCCAAACTACTTTGATTCACAGAACGAGCTGCGGCCATTAGTGCGGCTGCCACTCGTTGTCCTCTAGCTGTTTTATGATAAGAGCGGAAGCTTTCTAAAATCATTTGAATCATCGGGGCATTTTCCGCAAATCGTTCTTCATCTACTTCCGTAAAGCCCTGTTGATCGATTCTTTCTGCTAAGGATGCAGTCCGGTCGCCAAACCGCTTTAATTTGTTGAGTAACTGAATAACTGCGACTAAATTACCCTGCTCATTTAAGAGCGGCAACGCTAACATTGTATAAGTACGATAGCCATTTTTTTTGTCTTGCTCTTTTGCTGCATCAGAGCGAGGATCGTCATAGAAATCAAAGGGAATATTGATAACTTCTTTACGGGCTGCTACCTCGCCCACAATTCCTTTATTGGCAGGTATCCGAATTTCTAAAGAGCCATCTCCATCTGCTTCAGCGATAATTGACCAGAATTCATTTTTATCTTCATCTAATAAAAAGATACTCGTGCGATCGGCACTCAAAGATTTGCCTGTTTTTAGAGTAATCGAACGCAAGGTGCTATCCAAAATATCATCAAAACCCTGGTTATCCATGACACTATTGAGCATCGCCAGAGTCTGACTTACCACATTTTTTTGCTGAGATTCTGCCTCTTTTTTGACGCTGGCAAATTTCTGGGCGTTTTGCAGAGCAACCCCCGCTTGAGAGTTAAAAATCTGCATATATTTTTCACTATTTCCGTCAAAACTAGCTTTGAAGCATTCGGGGGCTTCAGGCCAATTATCTGGGTTATATTCTGGAAACACACCTAGTTTCTTTTTATTCACTAATTGGGTGACACCTAGTAATTCCCCATCAGGACTGAAAACGGGCATACAGAGTAAACTACAAGTGCGATAACCCGTCTTTTGATCCGTTTTTTTGGCTGTCTCCGAATCAGGGTGATCGTACAGATCGAAGGGAAGATTTAAAGTTTCTCCGGATGCGGCAACTTTGCCAGCAAAACCTTGTCCTACTTTGACTCGCAATTCTTGAAAAGAACCGTCCTCAAAAAGAATTTTTGTCCATAGTTCATTTGCCTCTCGATCTATTAGCCAAAGTGTGCTGCGGTCGGCATTCATCAGTTTTTTTGCCGCATCCATAACTCGACCCAGGACTTCTTCAGAATCGAGGCTGCTTTGAGATAGCGATCGCGTTGCTTCTGTGAGTGCTTCTGAGGCTTGTAGCCTTTGGGCTAATTTGTAACAATACTGGCATCTTTCCAAAATTCGTCGAATTGCCGGAGCATAGTCAGCAAACTGTTTTTGATCGGCTTGTGTGAAGCCGTATTTATCAATTCTTTCTGCTAAGCGAGCTTGCGGATTATTCGGCTGCTTTAACTTATTCAATAATTGGACTACTGCAACTAAATCTCCCTGCTCATTTAATAATGGTAAAATTAACTCGTTGTAGGTGCGATATCCCTTATTGTTGTCTGGATCGTCCGCTTCCAAATCAGCCGGCTCGTCGCAAAAGCTAAAGGGAGTGCTGACAAATTTTTTGAAATAAGTTAACCGTCCTTTCGTTTCTTTATTTGACAAAATTTGAAGCTCGGGATGATTTCCGTCTTCATGTCTAGCGATAATTGACCAAAGTTCACTTTTTTCTTCATCTATAAAGAAAATTGTCGTGCGATCTACGCTCAGTAGTTCGCCCATTTTAAAGGTAATAGAACCTAATATTTCTGAAAGAATATCATTAAATGTCTTGCCTTCCATCACGCTAAGCATAGATAGAAGTTTTTGTTCTTGCGTGGCAACAATTTGCATAAAGTCGGCGTGCATATCCGCTAACGCCTTGTTCACCCATCTCTCGTTAAATACAGAGGCATAAATGCGATTACAAACCTTTAGTTTCCCTTGCCGCTTGACAATTGCTCCTGAGAGTAGCAATTCGATTTGTTCTGGACTTTGGTCAAATGCTAATTCATCTCGTTGTAAAATTAACTGATAGATATCCAGTAGCGCACGGCTTCGCTGTCCAATTCGGAGAATGCGATCGCGTATCGTCTTTAGATGCGGTGGTTCATCCATCGCTTCCCAACTCTCGATGATCCGCGATCGCACTAATTTCTCAACCCAGTCTGGAATTTCGTTAATGGGTAATAAACTTTGCTCTGCTTGTTGAAGGACTAATTTGCAAAGTTTTTGGGTAAGAAACGGCTGTCCTCCCGTCCAATCTAATACAGCTTTTAGCATTTCTTGAGGATTGCTAATTTTCCCTGCTAAACCCTCCGCTAAAAGCTGCGCTTCGTGTAATTGAAAACCATATAATTCAATCCCACGACCAATATTGAAAGGAGTACGATTTTTGTCTTGCATCAAATCAGAGGGACTTGCCACCCCCAGCAAGGCAAAAGTTAGACGTTCGTATTCATTGCAGGCGCGGATAAACGCAAAAAAGTCATCAGTCTTAAAATTTAAGCTGAGGACGTTATCAATTTCGTCGATAAAAATAACAATTTTCTGGCTGACTGATGTTAGCAGCACTTGTTCAATAAATTCACTCAAGCGCTGCACGGGAGGTAGAAAAGCGCGATCGCGCAACCAACTCTGTAAGTTAATCTTGTCTGAAAGCTGGAAACTCGTCACCAAACGCCGCATTACCCCTGCATACCACTGATCCGGCGTAATATCTTGGCTACCAATTTTCGTCAAGTCTATCGCTGCACAGGCAAATCCTTCTGCTTGCAGCTTGTGCATCGTTCGCACCCGCAAGCTAGTTTTTCCCATCTGCCGACAATTCAGCACATAACAAAACTCCCCCGTCTTCAACCCTTCATAAAGGTCAAAATCTGCCTGTCGCACTACATAAGTAGGAGCATCAAGCGGTAAATGTCCACCTACTTTATAGTTATAAGTTGAGTTTTGTTGTTGAAGCATGAATAGCTATAGCTGTGTAGAAACACCGTATAATTGATAAGTTTCGAGTTTAACAAAATAGATTATGAAGATAATTTCTTTATTTTCGTAGACATTTGTTCAATAATATCTTCATAACTCCACGCTGGATTTATTATAGGTATACTTTCGATTTCTTTAAATTTGCCTTCCTGAATAGTAGTTTTGCATCTCTGGTTAAATTTTTCTAAGTCTTGGGCTAGTATTGCAACAATATCAGTATATTCAAATTCTAAATCTCCGTTAACGCGCCATTCTCTTTCCCAGGTAAAATCATAGTTATCCCCTATTTTATTAATTAAGGAGAAGTAGTAAATCTTTTTCTTATAATATTTTTTTTCAAGGTCTGTAAATTCCTTTCCTTTTTTTTCTTGATTGATTTTATCAACATCTTTAAAAAAGTTATCAAACTCTTCTATTAAAAAAATATCTAAACCATGAAAATTGCTACTTATATAAATTGCCGGATTAGCAGCTTTTTGCAAAAGTCTATCTTTTAGAAAAACTAATCCATAGGGTTGCAACTTCACTTCTCGTTTAATGTCTGATGTCAATATTCGGATTTGATGTAATGGAGTTTCTGTTAAACATACGGTATGAAAATATTTCTTAAAGTCATCATCATAGTCAAGCTTTTCAATTTGATGCTTAAAAAGACAATGTATATTACGAGCCTCAATTTTTTTATGCTTAAGTATATTTACTAGATTATCTAGGGCTTCAATTTTTTCATATTCTCTAGTTAAGTGTGTTAAAAATCTTGAAATATCTTCTCTATTTTTAGTATGCTCAATCATTATTAATGCCCCAAATACTATGCTAAAACAATATCGAGTAAGAACTTTATCTCAAGCGATCGCTCACCATCTCCTCCTCACCGCAATCCTTTTTCTCGCAACAAATCATCAGCCCAAGCAGCATCCTCTCCCTTCAAAGGTGGTATCGCAGGCTGAGTATAATCCACTGTTAAATCAAATCCCGCTTGGTCATACACCTCACTTAACAAAGCTTGTAATTCCACTTGCACTTCTGCATCCCCTGGTTGTAAAGGTAAAGGGAAGGAGGGAATTTCTTCTCGTACAGTAAAAGCATACAAATGAGCTGCTGGACGGCGAACGCTTCGACTTACTAAAATTCGATAATCCGCCTGAATCTCCCTCTCGACTGGCATTGGTTTTCCGCCTCTGAGTAAGTCAATTTCTACTAGGTGGGTGGCGCTTGTTAGAACTTGTTGTCGCTTAGTTTCATACAAGTTTCGTCCAACTCCGGCGCGTTTATTTTTAGGAGAAAGGATTTCTATAACAGTAATCACCTCACCCGTTCCTACTTCTCTAATTTCTAAGTAACCTTCCCTGGTTTCTTCAGGGATTGGTAGTTTTACTGTTATCGGTTCGCGGGGGGAGGTAAGCGTTGCGGTTGATTGAGATTGATTGTTGGATGAAGGCTTGGAGAATACCGTTACATCGGGAATCATTACCAAGTCGCTATCTTTTACATCACTTAAATAAATCCGCTTTTCAATTGCTACGCGATATTTAGGACGAAGAGAGGGTGCTATGGCAATGGCGATCGCGGTAATTAACCGATGATGTACCTCAGCCCACAATTCAGGATTTTCTAAGTATGGATCTACCCCTGGAAATGGAGAAGGCATTTTCTGACCTCTAGCAACAATTGTGTCAAATTTTCTCTACTATCTAAAATTTTCCCAAGCGCTCGCTAAAATATTGCCGATATAAATCGAAGCGTGGCGTGACATAGTTACCCTGCAACTGTACTAGCCCCATACTGTGCAACTTAAATGCTGTCACTGACTCCAATTCTACGGGTACATCAGCTGTCACTACCTTAGCGAAAGCAGCAGCTAACTCTCGATGTTGTTGTAAATTCCACAAATGTCTTCGCAAATGGTCATCATAAAGTCCCGCCTCTGTGGGAGCAGTTTCTAACAATTGCTCCATCGTAATCGTCTGCTGTGCGATATGATAAAGAGCCAGCCGCACCAGATAGGGATGTCCGCCCACCAGCGCCATCAATTGTTTAATCTGGCTTGCATTCCCATTCAGTCCATGACGCTGAGTTAAATCTTGCACCTGTTCCGGGCTAAAATCTGGCAACTCAATTGGCAATCCTACATTAAACGGCGATTGATTGACATTCAGAGGGATATAAACTTCCGTTGAGTGTACTACAACTAGGCGCAATTGTTGCCAGCGATCGCTATCGCCACCACCATATCCAGCTTCCTCATACCAAGCACGTAGCAACCCAAAAAAATCATCGGCAATTTTCGGATATTGAAAAACCCGATCCACCTCATCCAAACCTAACACCAGGGGACTCTCGGTTCCTGACAACAAACAATCTTCAAAATAAGCAGTACAATTATCCTTACTGCCATAAGTATCAGACCAATAATCATCAACTTGGTGCGGTAGCCGCAGCTTTCGAGAAATTCGCGCGCAAAACCACTTTAATAGTTGATTCAAGTTTGTAAAAACTGCTGTATCTGCGTGTTGAAAACTCAACGGAACTGTGCGATATCCCTGCTCTTTTGCCTGATACAAAATCCTCGCCATCAGGGAAGTTTTCCCCATCTGTCTCGGTGCTTTAATCCTAATCAGCGCCCCTGGTTGAAAAATTTCCTTGTAACATTGAGCTTCATAGGGAACTCGTTCCACATAAAAAGCCGAAGCCAAACGTACTTGACCGCTTGGTAACTCTGGTTCTGCTACTGGTAAAGGGGAGGGGATTTTGGATTTTAAAGCGATTTTTGGGGAGATTGATTCTTCCCAAAACATCGCGTGATTTTGGATTGTAGAGACGTTGTATGCAATGTCTTTATACTTTGCCTTCCCATCCCCCCAATCTTTCATTCCCCATTCCCCCTTACTTGCTAACAGGTTCAGGACTTCTTGCACAATTGCAGTATCAGCCGGGGATTCCCACTCAAGTTGCCCAATTCCCTGCAAATAGCCGCGTAAATCGTGGTTTAAAGACAAATTTAAGGGACAATTAACGCGAATAGGTAGCACAATTGGCTTATGGTGAATAAAACGCAACTCTTTAGCCCGTCGTAACTCTTCGAGTGCCATTTCACTAACCGCAGCTTGGGGAGAAAGTAGCAACAAAAAATAGTCGCAGTGCTGCAATTCCGTATCAATGCGATCTAGCGAATTTTCTGGTAAATCAGAGGGCTTAGACAAATCATTTGCGTCTACAGTAGCCATAAATGCTGTGTGTCCAGCAGCATTTATAGCTTCATAAAACTGAGCCGCCAGACTCCGATCAGGCTCAACAGCCGAATAGGAAATAAAGACTCTTAAATTAGGCGGTGCTTCTTGTAGGGGTGATTTTTGGTTAATAATTACTGGCGCTTCTGTAGATTGTCGCTGCTGCTTAATGGCGCGTTCTATTGCTCCTTTAAAGTTTTTTTTTGTAACCTTTTCATTTAAGGCATTTGATAGCTTTTTCCATAACTTATAGCCAACATCTTTTTCTATATACTGAGGGTGAATAGGGTAAATATCTTCATAAGTTTTACCTTCCCAAGACCCTGTAAATACTTGCCGTTCGAGGTCATTTAGATATTTTCCCGTAGTAGCACAAATTAAGCTATCTGTAAACTCTAATGCCTCTTTAACGTCCATAGGTCGTGTAAATTTTTGTTTGAAAAAATCAAGTATTTTTTCAAAGTTTAACTAAGTAGTAGCCTATATTATACAAAATGCAACTGTTCCAGTCCGCAGATGTTCCGTCTGGGAAGACAGGCAAAATGCTTGCCATGATTAAGATAGCAGGCAAGAGTATCGCTCCCCAGCCAGGAAGAAAAATATCTTTTCTTCCTCTCTCCCTGTCTTTCTGTTTCCCCTGTATCCTATGTATCATACATTTCCGATAGAAGAGAGTTTTTACGGAGTTTTTCTGAGCTTTCCTGAGGTGTTCGGCAGCTGGAAGGGCATATTAGAGAGCGATCGCGTACTTTGCACACAAGAATAAGCGATCGCGCATGGTTACTTGTGGTCAGCTCAACCTAGAAAAAATACTCAAAATTTATGAGCTTTCCTGGTTGCTATCTAATGAAACATAAGTGAAACTACTGATATAAGTTTCTTATTCACCCGGTTTTACTTTTAGAAATAATACATAATTAATATAATGTATTTATCCAAATAATTATGATTGTCAAATTAGAATTGTCACAACTGACTTGATTAATTTAATTTATTACTTCGCAGAATTTTTGTCAGGGGAATAGAGATGTTTAATCCCACCACAGTGATGATTGATACCTTCGTTGAATGCCTGCGGGCTGGCTACCGCCGTACTTACGGCGGGCTCAAACCAGACTACGCCGACATCATCGCTTGGGCTGGAAACATGGCGCTGGAAAACATTGCCAACAGCGATGCCCTTTATCACAACGTCGAACACACAATTTACGTCACATTAGTGGGACAGGAAGTTTTGCGGGGGAAGCAAATTCGCGAAGGTAGAGTCTACTGCGAAGATTGGTTGCACGCCATCATTTCTTTGTTGTGCCACGATATCGGGTACGTTAAAGGCGTTTGTCTGGCTGACCGAAACAGTGAAAGACTGTATGCCACAGGTGTAAACGGCACAATGGTTTCCCTACCTCCAGGTTTAACCGATGCCAGCCTGACACCTTACCATGTGGATCGGGGAAAACAGTTTATTGAAGAGCGCTTTGGCGGTCACAAACTAATTGATGCCGAAGTGATTAAGCGCAATATCGAATTAACCCGTTTTCCTGTGCCAGCAGACGAAGATCATCAAGACACAACAAACTTTCCCGGATTAATTCGCGCCGCCGATTTAATTGGGCAAATGAGCGATCCGCGCTACTTGCAAAAAATTAGTGCCTTGTTCTACGAATTTGAAGAAACAGGAGTCAACAAAGACTTAGGCTACCGCAACCCAGGCGACTTGCGGAGAAACTACCCAAAGTTTTATTGGAATGTTGTTTTTCCCTACATTCAAACAGGGTTGGATTTCTTGGACGTGACGCAAGAGGGAAAGCAGATTTTGGCGAACCTCTACGCGAACGTGTTTCGGGTCGAGTACGAATCCCCCGTAGCTCACAAGCGTTAAGCGATCGCTCATCCTACCATTTCTCGTTCCCAGGTCAGAGAAGGGAATGCTATATAAGTGAGGTGGTCGTCTTCACTTCTATAAAAAATCAGTTTGATGCACTACTCCCTGACTCCTCCACGCCAGTCACCACAAGGGTTAGGAAAATACGCAAGGCGCTGGCTTTCTAACCCACCAAGTGCAAACGAAGCGGCTGGCGGTTAAGTTCTGTGGGGAAACAGAAAAGAAAAGATGTCAACAGATGTCTCTATAAGGCAGAATCATCATTGAGATGACAGCACCTGCGACTTAATATTCGGCTACCGCAATTAGTAAACATCCTTTAAAGAATAAAGCTATGCCAACTGCACAGGCACCCAACGATACAGATAATCTCGACGAAAGACAACTCCTCAAAACCCTAG
Proteins encoded:
- a CDS encoding DUF4058 family protein, whose protein sequence is MPSPFPGVDPYLENPELWAEVHHRLITAIAIAIAPSLRPKYRVAIEKRIYLSDVKDSDLVMIPDVTVFSKPSSNNQSQSTATLTSPREPITVKLPIPEETREGYLEIREVGTGEVITVIEILSPKNKRAGVGRNLYETKRQQVLTSATHLVEIDLLRGGKPMPVEREIQADYRILVSRSVRRPAAHLYAFTVREEIPSFPLPLQPGDAEVQVELQALLSEVYDQAGFDLTVDYTQPAIPPLKGEDAAWADDLLREKGLR
- the cysK gene encoding cysteine synthase A → MRIANNVTELVGNTPLVQLNRLPQEQGCLARIVVKLESMNPAGSVKDRIGVSMIQKAEEAGLIQPGKTVLIEPTSGNTGIALAMVAAAKGYPLILAMPDTMSLERQRMLKAYGAKLELTPGAEGMRGAIARAEEIVATTPNSYMPQQFRNPANPQIHAETTAEEIWADTDGEVDILVSGVGTGGTITGVAEVIKQRKPSFQAVAVEPITSRVLSGGKPGGHKIQGIGAGFIPEVLRKELIDEIVTVSDEEAMYYSRRLAREEGLLSGISTGAALSAAIQIGRRVENEGRLIVMVQPSYGERYLSTPLFQELEHLEAASVR
- a CDS encoding abortive infection system antitoxin AbiGi family protein, whose amino-acid sequence is MIEHTKNREDISRFLTHLTREYEKIEALDNLVNILKHKKIEARNIHCLFKHQIEKLDYDDDFKKYFHTVCLTETPLHQIRILTSDIKREVKLQPYGLVFLKDRLLQKAANPAIYISSNFHGLDIFLIEEFDNFFKDVDKINQEKKGKEFTDLEKKYYKKKIYYFSLINKIGDNYDFTWEREWRVNGDLEFEYTDIVAILAQDLEKFNQRCKTTIQEGKFKEIESIPIINPAWSYEDIIEQMSTKIKKLSS
- a CDS encoding GAF domain-containing protein: MLQQQNSTYNYKVGGHLPLDAPTYVVRQADFDLYEGLKTGEFCYVLNCRQMGKTSLRVRTMHKLQAEGFACAAIDLTKIGSQDITPDQWYAGVMRRLVTSFQLSDKINLQSWLRDRAFLPPVQRLSEFIEQVLLTSVSQKIVIFIDEIDNVLSLNFKTDDFFAFIRACNEYERLTFALLGVASPSDLMQDKNRTPFNIGRGIELYGFQLHEAQLLAEGLAGKISNPQEMLKAVLDWTGGQPFLTQKLCKLVLQQAEQSLLPINEIPDWVEKLVRSRIIESWEAMDEPPHLKTIRDRILRIGQRSRALLDIYQLILQRDELAFDQSPEQIELLLSGAIVKRQGKLKVCNRIYASVFNERWVNKALADMHADFMQIVATQEQKLLSMLSVMEGKTFNDILSEILGSITFKMGELLSVDRTTIFFIDEEKSELWSIIARHEDGNHPELQILSNKETKGRLTYFKKFVSTPFSFCDEPADLEADDPDNNKGYRTYNELILPLLNEQGDLVAVVQLLNKLKQPNNPQARLAERIDKYGFTQADQKQFADYAPAIRRILERCQYCYKLAQRLQASEALTEATRSLSQSSLDSEEVLGRVMDAAKKLMNADRSTLWLIDREANELWTKILFEDGSFQELRVKVGQGFAGKVAASGETLNLPFDLYDHPDSETAKKTDQKTGYRTCSLLCMPVFSPDGELLGVTQLVNKKKLGVFPEYNPDNWPEAPECFKASFDGNSEKYMQIFNSQAGVALQNAQKFASVKKEAESQQKNVVSQTLAMLNSVMDNQGFDDILDSTLRSITLKTGKSLSADRTSIFLLDEDKNEFWSIIAEADGDGSLEIRIPANKGIVGEVAARKEVINIPFDFYDDPRSDAAKEQDKKNGYRTYTMLALPLLNEQGNLVAVIQLLNKLKRFGDRTASLAERIDQQGFTEVDEERFAENAPMIQMILESFRSYHKTARGQRVAAALMAAARSVNQSSLELEEILKRVMEAAKKLMNADRSTLWILDQKAGELWTQIPFDDGSVKEFRVKVGQGYAGKVAESGEALNIPFDLYSRPDSDTAKKTDHQTGYRTCSLLCMPVFSPDGDLIGVTQLVNKRKLGDFPEYDPADGGEAPDYFQASFDESDQKYMQIFNNQAGVILQNAELFAAFKKQERSLLR
- a CDS encoding YidH family protein, which translates into the protein MTNTTANTHSKGRQNSSRVRDHLANERTYLAWMRTAIALMGFGVVIVRLRYFQPPQIPHLGTGWKLGLIFSLVGLMTVLLSTWHYFTIRDAIDDDTYEPTGRWVVVFSLAITLLGAGVIYFVFTVPFNPTNSFTLE
- a CDS encoding Crp/Fnr family transcriptional regulator is translated as MTASLRLFSSPAQLKQRKFARRSLLPLEPDYLWKIESGVVRTLTWLEDDTPITLGVWGTGDIAGKVLSKAEAYQIECLTLVEATLLPVKDWQQTAQLTIQHIQQFQEFMEILHSKSVDAALLRLLSWLAKKFGREIEQGQLIDLRLTHQEIAEIIGATRVTVTRLLNEFEKRGIIQRLPQHFILLHEQQPFWHYEI
- a CDS encoding AAA-like domain-containing protein, whose amino-acid sequence is MDVKEALEFTDSLICATTGKYLNDLERQVFTGSWEGKTYEDIYPIHPQYIEKDVGYKLWKKLSNALNEKVTKKNFKGAIERAIKQQRQSTEAPVIINQKSPLQEAPPNLRVFISYSAVEPDRSLAAQFYEAINAAGHTAFMATVDANDLSKPSDLPENSLDRIDTELQHCDYFLLLLSPQAAVSEMALEELRRAKELRFIHHKPIVLPIRVNCPLNLSLNHDLRGYLQGIGQLEWESPADTAIVQEVLNLLASKGEWGMKDWGDGKAKYKDIAYNVSTIQNHAMFWEESISPKIALKSKIPSPLPVAEPELPSGQVRLASAFYVERVPYEAQCYKEIFQPGALIRIKAPRQMGKTSLMARILYQAKEQGYRTVPLSFQHADTAVFTNLNQLLKWFCARISRKLRLPHQVDDYWSDTYGSKDNCTAYFEDCLLSGTESPLVLGLDEVDRVFQYPKIADDFFGLLRAWYEEAGYGGGDSDRWQQLRLVVVHSTEVYIPLNVNQSPFNVGLPIELPDFSPEQVQDLTQRHGLNGNASQIKQLMALVGGHPYLVRLALYHIAQQTITMEQLLETAPTEAGLYDDHLRRHLWNLQQHRELAAAFAKVVTADVPVELESVTAFKLHSMGLVQLQGNYVTPRFDLYRQYFSERLGKF